The following proteins are encoded in a genomic region of Pseudorca crassidens isolate mPseCra1 chromosome 1, mPseCra1.hap1, whole genome shotgun sequence:
- the CKB gene encoding creatine kinase B-type: MPFSNSHNTLKLRFPAEDEYPDLSGHNNHMAKVLTPELYAELRAKSTPSGFTLDDVIQTGVDNPGHPYIMTVGCVAGDEESYDVFKELFDPIIEDRHGGYKPTDEHKTDLNPDNLQGGDDLDPNYVLSSRVRTGRSIRGFCLPPHCSRGERRAIEKLAIEALSSLDGDLAGRYYALKSMTEAEQQQLIDDHFLFDKPVSPLLLASGMARDWPDARGIWHNDNKTFLVWINEEDHLRVISMQKGGKMKEVFTRFCNGLTQIETLFKSKNYEFMWNPHLGYILTCPSNLGTGLRAGVHIKLPHLGKHEKFPEVLKRLRLQKRGTGGVDTAAVGGIFDVSNADRLGFSEVELVQMVVDGVKLLIEMEQRLEQGKAIDDLVPAQK, encoded by the exons ATGCCCTTCTCCAACAGCCACAACACGCTGAAGCTGCGCTTCCCGGCCGAGGACGAGTACCCCGACCTCAGTGGCCACAACAATCACATGGCCAAGGTACTGACCCCCGAGCTGTACGCCGAGCTGCGCGCTAAGAGCACGCCGAGCGGCTTCACGCTGGACGACGTCATCCAGACTGGCGTGGACAACCCAG GCCACCCCTATATTATGACCGTGGGCTGCGTGGCTGGCGACGAGGAGTCGTACGACGTGTTCAAGGAGCTCTTTGACCCCATCATTGAGGATCGGCACGGCGGCTATAAGCCCACAGACGAGCACAAGACCGACCTCAACCCCGACAACCTGCAG GGCGGCGACGACCTGGACCCCAACTACGTGCTGAGCTCGCGGGTGCGCACGGGCCGCAGCATCCGCGGCTTCTGCCTCCCCCCGCACTGCAGCCGCGGGGAGCGCCGCGCCATCGAGAAGCTTGCCATCGAAG CCCTGTCGAGCCTGGACGGGGACCTGGCGGGGAGGTACTATGCGCTCAAAAGCATGACCGAAGCGGAACAGCAGCAGCTCATCGACGACCACTTCCTTTTCGATAAGCCTGTGTCGCCCCTGCTGCTGGCCTCAGGCATGGCCCGCGACTGGCCGGATGCCCGCGGCATCTG gcacaATGACAATAAGACCTTCCTGGTGTGGATCAATGAGGAGGACCACCTGCGGGTCATCTCCATGCAGAAGGGAGGCAAGATGAAGGAGGTGTTCACCCGCTTCTGCAATGGCCTCACCCAG ATTGAAACGCTCTTCAAGTCTAAGAACTACGAATTCATGTGGAACCCTCACCTGGGCTACATCCTCACCTGCCCGTCTAACCTGGGCACAGGGCTGCGGGCAGGGGTGCACATCAAGTTGCCCCACCTGGGCAAGCACGAGAAGTTCCCGGAGGTGCTCAAGCGGCTGCGGCTTCAGAAGCGAGGCACAG GCGGTGTGGACACGGCTGCCGTGGGCGGGATCTTCGACGTCTCCAACGCAGACCGCTTGGGCTTCTCGGAGGTGGAGCTGGTGCAGATGGTGGTGGACGGCGTGAAGCTGCTCATTGAGATGGAGCAGCGGCTGGAGCAGGGCAAGGCCATCGATGACCTTGTGCCTGCCCAGAAGTGA